The following are encoded together in the Thunnus maccoyii chromosome 18, fThuMac1.1, whole genome shotgun sequence genome:
- the gjc1 gene encoding gap junction gamma-1 protein, which produces MSWSFLTRLLEEIHNHSTFVGKLWLTVLIVFRIVLTAVGGESIYYDEQSKFVCNSGQPGCENVCYDAFAPLSHVRFWVFQIILVAMPSLMYMGYAVNKIARLDEAKGGAGSAAVRTGGGGYTHRKPRKICFGARQHRGIEETEEDQEDDPMIYEVPEIEPPKRPRDPLQPAPRPKVRHDGRKRIQDEGLMRVYVLQLVTRTVLEAGFLAGQYLLYGFRVMPVFVCSGKPCPHSVDCFVSRPTEKTIFLRIMYGVTVLCLMLNIWEMLHLGIGTICDILRRRRCPPQEDEYQLGLLGTTGGVEGSVGGPGPEAGSEGGVGGDGAADYVGYPFSWNTPSAPPGYNIVVKPEQMPYTDLSNAKMACKQNRANIAQEEQQQFGSNEDNFPTGGEARVALNKDMIQQAHEQLEAAIQAYSQQHRAEEQLGDNQDDKPQSNIIQAQPQPQTQTQKERKHRLKHGKGGSSGGGSSSNSSSSKSGEGKPSVWI; this is translated from the coding sequence ATGAGCTGGAGCTTCCTCACGCGGCTGCTGGAGGAGATCCACAACCACTCCACCTTCGTGGGGAAGCTGTGGCTCACCGTGCTCATCGTCTTCCGCATCGTTCTCACTGCCGTTGGGGGAGAATCCATCTACTACGATGAACAGAGCAAGTTTGTCTGTAATTCGGGCCAGCCAGGTTGCGAGAATGTCTGCTACGACGCCTTCGCCCCTCTATCTCACGTCCGCTTCTGGGTCTTCCAGATCATCTTGGTGGCAATGCCTTCTCTCATGTACATGGGGTATGCTGTCAACAAGATTGCACGATTAGATGAAGCCAAAGGGGGAGCTGGTTCTGCTGCTGTTAGAACAGGAGGAGGGGGCTACACACACAGGAAGCCCAGGAAAATCTGCTTTGGAGCGCGCCAGCACCGGGGCATCGAGGAGACTGAGGAGGACCAGGAGGATGATCCCATGATCTATGAGGTGCCAGAGATTGAACCTCCAAAAAGGCCACGAGATCCACTGCAACCCGCACCCAGACCCAAAGTCCGCCATGACGGCCGCAAGCGTATCCAAGATGAGGGGCTGATGCGGGTCTACGTCTTGCAGCTGGTGACTCGCACAGTGCTGGAAGCAGGGTTCCTTGCAGGCCAGTATCTGCTGTATGGGTTTCGTGTGAtgccagtgtttgtgtgctcggGTAAACCTTGTCCCCACAGTGTTGACTGCTTTGTGTCAAGGCCTACAGAGAAGACCATCTTCCTGCGCATCATGTATGGTGTCACCGTCCTCTGCCTCATGCTCAATATTTGGGAGATGCTCCATTTGGGGATTGGTACCATCTGTGACATTCTTCGCCGTCGGCGCTGCCCACCTCAAGAGGACGAGTACCAGTTGGGCTTGCTGGGCACCACCGGGGGTGTGGAGGGCTCAGTAGGGGGACCAGGGCCGGAAGCAGGTTCTGAGGGAGGAGTGGGTGGAGATGGGGCTGCCGATTATGTTGGCTACCCTTTCTCATGGAACACCCCATCCGCTCCACCAGGCTACAACATTGTGGTAAAGCCAGAGCAGATGCCCTACACAGACCTTAGCAACGCAAAGATGGCATGCAAGCAGAACCGGGCAAACATTGCccaagaggagcagcagcagtttggtAGCAATGAGGATAATTTTCCTACTGGAGGGGAGGCCCGTGTGGCTCTGAACAAAGACATGATTCAGCAAGCTCATGAGCAACTGGAGGCCGCCATTCAGGCCTACAGTCAGCAGCACCGGGCAGAGGAGCAGCTTGGGGACAACCAGGACGACAAGCCCCAAAGTAACATCATCCAGGCTCAACCGCAGCCACAGACGCAGACTCAGAAGGAGCGTAAGCATAGACTCAAGCATGGGAAAGGAGGCAGCAGTggaggaggcagcagcagcaacagcagcagcagcaaatcaGGAGAGGGAAAGCCCTCTGTATGGATTTAA